From one Triticum urartu cultivar G1812 chromosome 3, Tu2.1, whole genome shotgun sequence genomic stretch:
- the LOC125544101 gene encoding uncharacterized protein LOC125544101, with the protein MDQPWPPAAAPPTTPSCSALSSPPRATAGRRRRTRGRRGSIRINASNPASAYGDTDVDALAATAVLYAPTLLAESVRPADLAGQRREEGGKLSRRRARRPRYFKCKAEKHTHTQARAQALLAYGYGAAAAMRGRAERRP; encoded by the exons ATG GATCAGCCATGGccaccggccgccgcgccgcccacCACGCCGAGCTGCTCAGCACTCTCCTCGCCGCCGCGGGCAACggccgggaggaggaggaggacgcgcGGGAGGCGCGGCAGCATCAGAATCAACGCGTCGAATCCGGCCTCGGCTTACGGCGACACGGACGTGGATGCTCTGGCTGCGACCGCCGTGCTCTATGCCCCGACCCTGCTCGCCGAGTCCGTCCGACCTGCTGATCTCGCCGGCCAGCGACGGGAGGAGGGTGGCAAGCTGAGCCGGAGGAGAGCGAGGCGTCCACGTTACTTTAAGTGCAAAGCAGagaaacacacacacactcagGCACGAGCACAAGCTCTCCTCGCCTATGGgtacggcgccgccgccgccatgcgcGGCCGCGCGGAGCGGAGGCCGTGA